In Luteibaculum oceani, the DNA window ATAGTGGATACCACGAAATGCATAACGAGCCCAATAAAAAGGAGGTGCTCGAGAACATAGGTCAATTCATTAATGAGCGACTGGCTACGCTTGTCCCTCAATTTCAAACAAGCTAATTTCTGGTGGCATACCAACCCTGCCAGGAAATCCAATGTAACCAAAGCCCCTGTTTACGTATAGCATCTTGTCTTGGTGCATGTAGGTGCCTGCCCATTTCTTGTAGCGGTATTGTACAGGACTCCATTTGAAACTACCTAATATCAAACCAAATTGCATACCATGGGTGTGTCCAGAAAGCGTTAAATCTGGTGCTTTTTGGTGGGTTTTTACCTGCTCATCAAAGTGGGTTGGGTCATGCGACATTAAAATTCCAAAAGCGTCTGGATTGTATTTTGCCAAAGCTCTTTCTATATCTCCGTGCTGAGGAAAAGGAGGGAGTCCCCAATTTTCAACTCCACCCAAATAAATCTGCTGACCCTCTATTTCAATGTAGTCGCCTTCATTAAGCATTAGGGTAAAGCCCATTTCTCCGTGTATGGTCTTTAAGCGATCTAAATTGGCTCTTTTCTCCTCAACAGAATCCCATTTGTAGTAATCTCCGTAATCATGGTTCCCTAAAACGGAATACTTCCCATATTTTGCTTGTAACTTGGAAAATTCAGGTACCCAGGGCTCCGCTTCCGATGCGATATCGTTTACTAGGTCTCCTGTGAATAATATTAAATCGGGCTCTAGTTTGTTAATTTCATTAATCGCTGTTCTAACGGGCTTTTTGTGATCTAAAAAAGAACCCAAATGAGCGTCGGATATTTGAACCACTCGAAGTCTAGTTCCCGCATTCAGTTTACTAGTTTTTATAGTTTTCTTTTCCGTTCTAAATGCAAACCTTCCGAAAACAATTCCATATAAAATGGATGCAAAGGGTAGTGCGGCAATAAAGGTTCCGAGTATTCTTAAAAACTCTTGTCGAGTGATTAAAACTCCGCTGAAATCTGGTTTTCTCCCAAATTCAAATTTTGCTGCAATCCAGAATAATATGTTTTTAAAGTCAGCAACTAGGTTAAAAAGTAATAGGATAAGTTTAGGAACATAAAATAGGATAAAAACCCCCATAAACCCTAGTATCCAGGTTGTAGATGGTTTTTCGCCATTTTTTATGAAGAAAAAATAAATCGTCATTGCGGTTAAAGTCAGTGGCACCGACCAGTACGCAAAATTGCTTATAACTTTAATTAGGGGTTTTCCTTCTAATGGGAAACTGTATTTTAATCCTCTGTAGATGTACCAATCAAGCAGTAAAAATGCCAACCAGAAAAAGAACACAATAATCATCCTAGACATAAGGTCAAAGGTACATCGCGCGAACTTTTGTAATTGTTAAAAGAAGCTTATTAAAAATTGCATTTACTGTAGCGCTCGCAATTCAAGTTGTACCTTTGCATCATGAATATAGAGCAGGAAATTAAGCTAAGAGCTCAATTAGCTGAATTACACAACTTTCCAGATTTATACATGTTTAAGTTTATAGTGCCTAACGAGCCTGGAAAGAAGGATGAGGTATTGAAATTCTTTTCAGAAAAGGCAGATGTGAGTACCAAAAAATCTCGGAATGGTAAATATTTGGCCATTTCTATAAAGGAAGTAATGATAAGTGTGGATGCAGTAATGCAGCGTTACCACGAATTGAAATCGGTAAAGGGATTAATGTCATTATGATAAAGGCACTTTTAGAAATTTTAGCCGGTTCGGCAATTGTCATTTCCCTTTATATAGTGGGGAGGTACCTATGGAGAAAATACATAGGAAAGAATGAGCCCAACCGACATGCTGTTATTGAGGAATATGAGGTG includes these proteins:
- a CDS encoding metallophosphoesterase, producing the protein MSRMIIVFFFWLAFLLLDWYIYRGLKYSFPLEGKPLIKVISNFAYWSVPLTLTAMTIYFFFIKNGEKPSTTWILGFMGVFILFYVPKLILLLFNLVADFKNILFWIAAKFEFGRKPDFSGVLITRQEFLRILGTFIAALPFASILYGIVFGRFAFRTEKKTIKTSKLNAGTRLRVVQISDAHLGSFLDHKKPVRTAINEINKLEPDLILFTGDLVNDIASEAEPWVPEFSKLQAKYGKYSVLGNHDYGDYYKWDSVEEKRANLDRLKTIHGEMGFTLMLNEGDYIEIEGQQIYLGGVENWGLPPFPQHGDIERALAKYNPDAFGILMSHDPTHFDEQVKTHQKAPDLTLSGHTHGMQFGLILGSFKWSPVQYRYKKWAGTYMHQDKMLYVNRGFGYIGFPGRVGMPPEISLFEIEGQA
- a CDS encoding DUF493 family protein, with product MNIEQEIKLRAQLAELHNFPDLYMFKFIVPNEPGKKDEVLKFFSEKADVSTKKSRNGKYLAISIKEVMISVDAVMQRYHELKSVKGLMSL